A portion of the Oncorhynchus masou masou isolate Uvic2021 chromosome 11, UVic_Omas_1.1, whole genome shotgun sequence genome contains these proteins:
- the LOC135548276 gene encoding putative cytochrome P450 120 isoform X3 has product MSKLVGTAGVSVLGDKSLEFYRDPVAFCEQRIEKHGTRIFQSRLLNKPTSFVCSVEGMKELLCEKSSVFLKDPTDVMHNMYGDNIVTANGEEACLLRLSLTNLFTGKCLASGSDLINSVSERCLKNLSATGEPVSVYPLFKRLGTELVLGLFLNVKPDETPELFQEITALCTLHWHGIISTPISVKVPLWSSGFCTALEAKDKLMDIIKDKLECERQGFVGYLRDLPLPDASCASQHLLLFISALIPKALASLLTSFTLVLSGAGKKEIRNRARADPDYLYYILLEVQRLWPPFIGGRRIANQQQPVTWVNSINVTVFLPSPRLTRARTRDPLHTSTTVTHKASLPITPQMPQPCGARGTTTSGLRASDVTD; this is encoded by the exons ATGTCGAAACTAGTGGGCACTGCGGGGGTCTCTGTGTTGGGCGACAAATCTTTGGAGTTTTACCGAGATCCAGTTGCTTTTTGTGAACAACGTATTGAAAAGCATGGGACGCGGATATTTCAATCAAGACTTCTGAACAAACCAACTTCCTTCGTCTGTTCGGTGGAAGGGATGAAGGAATTACTTTGCG AGAAGTCATCTGTGTTCCTGAAAGACCCCACTGATGTAATGCACAACATGTATGGAGACAACATAGTGACTGCTAATG GCGAGGAAGCCTGCTTGCTGCGCCTGTCTCTCACCAACCTTTTCACAGGAAAGTGTCTGGCCTCAGGCTCTGACCTCATTAACAG TGTTTCTGAACGGTGCTTGAAGAACCTTTCTGCAAC TGGGGAGCCTGTGTCGGTGTACCCTCTGTTTAAACGACTGGGAACAGAACTGGTGTTGGGGCTGTTCCTGAATGTGAAACCAGATGAGACACCAGAGCTTTTCCAAGAAATTACAGCACTCTGTACCCTACACTGGCATG GGATCATCTCAACTCCAATCAGTGTGAAGGTTCCTCTGTGGTCCTCTGGCTTTTGCACAGCACTGGAGGCTAAAGACAAGCTCATGGACATCATTAAAGACAAGCTGGAGTGTGAGAGACAGGG GTTTGTAGGTTATCTCCGTGATCTACCTCTCCCTGATGCCAGTTGTGCCTCCCAGCATCTGCTGTTGTTCATCTCTGCTCTGATCCCCAAAGCCCTGGCATCCTTACTCACCTCCTTCACCCTGGTTCTGAGTGGCGCAGGCAAG AAGGAAATTAGGAATCGTGCGAGGGCAGACCCTGATTACCTTTACTACATCCTCCTGGAAGTACAGAGACTTTGGCCTCCGTTCATTGGTGGAAGGAGAATAGCCAATCAA CAGCAACCAGTGAcctgggtcaacagcatcaatgtaacagtatttcTTCCGTCCCCTCGCCtgacccgggctcgaaccagggaccctttgcacacatcaacaacagtcacccacaaagcatcgttacccatcactccacaaatgcCGCAGCCTTgcggagcaaggggaacaactacttcaggtctcagagcgagtgacgtcacagattga
- the LOC135548277 gene encoding 5-hydroxytryptamine receptor 4-like, with translation MATESHPPEHSVDEVANTEQVLNSLERIILTIFLTIIIIMTVLGNLLVMVALCKDRQLRKKKTNYFIVSLAFADLLVAVVVMPFAAIELTTSQWRYGEIFCLVRTSLDVLLTTASILHLCCIALDRYYAICCQPLVYRNKMTPLRVALMLGGCWVIPSFISFLPIMQSWHAIGIEDIIEQRKFSGNSNETNCVFVVNRPYALICSAVAFYVPLSLMVLAYQRIYVTAMGHVRQIGTLQRAGSAPYSAPPQHYLSSEQQGSSRMRIETKAAKTLAVIMGCFCLCWAPFFITNVVDPFIHYSVPWQMWTAWLWLGYINSGLNPFLYAFLNRAFRRAFLMILCCGDERYVRQGSYGPTRHYSGSVNGTSIALRLSFLPNGSYSDNSRRILSNELESQDSMGGLSIAQR, from the exons ATGGCCACAGAATCACACCCACCTGAACA TTCAGTCGATGAAGTGGCAAACACGGAGCAAGTGCTGAACTCGCTGGAGAGGATCATTCTCACCATCTtcctcaccatcatcatcatcatgactgTTCTGGGGAACCTGCTGGTGATGGTGGCACTCTGCAAGGACAGACAATTGCG GAAAAAGAAGACCAATTACTTCATAGTGTCTTTAGCGTTTGCAGACCTCCTGGTTGCTGTGGTTGTCATGCCGTTTGCAGCCATTGAGTTGACCACAAGTCAGTGGCGGTACGGGGAGATATTCTGTCTGGTTCGGACCTCACTGGACGTGCTATTGACCACTGCATCTATCCTACACCTGTGCTGCATAGCACTGGACAG GTACTATGCAATCTGCTGCCAACCGCTGGTGTACAGGAATAAAATGACGCCCTTGAGAGTGGCCCTGATGCTGGGAGGATGCTGGGTCATCCCCTCCTTCATCTCCTTCCTTCCCATCATGCAAAGTTGGCACGCCATCGGCATAGAGGACATT ATAGAGCAGAGGAAGTTTAGCGGCAACAGCAACGAGACCAACTGTGTATTCGTGGTGAACCGTCCATATGCTCTCATCTGCTCCGCCGTGGCCTTCTACGTTCCCCTGAGCCTCATGGTCCTGGCCTACCAGCGCATCTACGTCACTGCCATGGGCCACGTGCGGCAGATTGGCACGCTGCAGCGGGCAGGCTCCGCCCCCTACTCGGCGCCCCCCCAGCACTACCTCAGCTCCGAGCAGCAGGGCTCCAGTCGCATGCGCATAGAGACCAAGGCTGCCAAGACCCTGGCTGTCATCATGGGCTGCTTCTGTCTCTGCTGGGCCCCCTTCTTCATCACCAACGTGGTGGACCCCTTCATCCACTACAGTGTGCCCTGGCAGATGTGGACCGCCTGGCTGTGGCTTGGCTATATTAACTCTGGCCTTAACCCCTTTCTCTACGCCTTCCTGAACCGGGCCTTCAGACGGGCCTTCCTCATGATACTGTGTTGTGGTGATGAGAGATATGTACGCCAGGGGAGCTATGGCCCCACCAGACACTACTCTGGATCTGTCAACGGGACCTCCATCGCGCTCAG